The sequence below is a genomic window from Thermodesulfobacteriota bacterium.
GCGACGCGATGCCGACAACAAACCGCTTCATTTTATCACCACCGTCGTTGACATCAGCCAGCGGAAACACGCGGAGGAAGAACTGGAAAAATCCAACCAGAGACTGACGCAGCTTCTGGAAGTGGCACGCGAGTTGGCTTTGGCGGCCAATACCGGTGACGTGATCCGGATCATTCGACAGGCGGCCCGGGCGTTAAGCAATGCGGACGGCGTTACCGTTGTTCTGCGTGATGGTGACAATTGTTTCTATGTCGATGAAGACGCCATTGAGCCTTTATGGAAGGGCAAAAAGTTTCCCATGAAGGATTGTATCTCCGGCTGGGTGATGCGCAACGCACAGTATGTCGCCATTGAGGATATTTACGTCGATCCGCGCATCCCGCACGATGTGTATCGGGCGACCTTCGTTAAAAGCCTGGCCATGGCGCCTATCCGAACCGAGGATCCGATCGGCGCCATCGGCGCATACTGGCGCGATCATCATCAGCTTACCGGCGGGGAGAAATCCATGCTGGTCGCCCTCGGCAACATGACCGCCACGGTATGGGAAACCATTGAAGCAAGGGATGCTCTCCGGCGTTCCGAGGAAACCTTACGGGCCGTTTTTGAAAACATGCAGGATGGTATTCTGATGGCGGACGCGGTGGCGCAAATATTTGTATTTGCCAACAAGGCTATTGGCCGCATGCTGGGTTATCCGCTCGAACAAATCCTGACTTTCGGATTAAGCGACATTCATCCGCCGGAGGCATTGCCGCACGTGAAAATTGCTTTTGAACGACAGTTGAGCGGCCAACTACCTGTGGCCACCGATATTCCCATGATGCGTCGGGACGGCAGCGTTTTTATCGTTGAAGTAAACGCCGCACCGCTGGAAATAAACGGCCGCGCCTATCTTTTGGGTATTTTCAGGGATATGACCGAGCGCAAACGGGCCGAGACGGAACGAGATAAACTCCAGTCTCAGCTCGTCCAGTCTCAGAAGATGGAGTCCGTGGGCCGGCTGGCCGGAGGCGTGGCCCATGACTTTAACAATATGCTCAATGTAATCATCGGTTTTGCGGAGTTGTCCATTGAAAATATTACCCCCGGTGATTTTCTGCATGAAAATCTGAATGAGATCCTGGACGCGGCCCGCCGCTCGGCGGAGATCACCCGGCAGTTGCTGGCCTTTGCCCGCAAGCAGATCATTTCACCCCGGCCGCTTGATTTGAACGAGACCGTGGAAGGCATGCTCAGGATGCTGCGGCGATTGATCGGCGAGGATATCGATCTTGCCTGGAAGCCGCGAGCCGGTTTGTGGCCGATCATGATGGACCCGTCCCAGATCGATCAGATCCTGGCCAATCTTCTGGTTAACGCCCGGGACGCCATCAGCGGTGTGGGAAAAATTACGCTTGAAACGGAAAATGTGAACCTGGATGAGAATTACTGCGACAACCGGGTCGACTTTGTCCCCGGCGACTATGTTATGCTGGCCGTGAGCGACAACGGCCGCGGCATGGATAAGGAAACGCTGGGCAATCTATTTGAACCTTTTTTTACCACCAAGAGCGCGGACGAGGGTACCGGCCTGGGTTTGTCAACGGTCTATGGTATCGTCAAGCAGAACAACGGCGTTGTCAATGTTTACAGCGAGCCCGGTCAGGGCGCGACTTTCAAAATTTATCTGCCGCGTTATACCGGAAAGGCGGAAAAAATCGAGGAAGTAAAATCAGAGATTATCCCGCGGGGCAAAGGCGAAACCATACTGATAGTCGAGGATGAGGCGGCCGTCCTGAAGCTGGCCGGGAAAGTTCTCACCGGCCTGGGGTATAATGTGATAAAGGCGACATCGCCAGAGGCGGCGCTTAAAATGGCCGAAGAGAACTCCGGTACGATCGATCTGCTGATGACCGACGTGATCATGCCGGAGATGAACGGCCGGGAACTGGCTGAACGGTTGCGGGTACAATATCCCGGCTTGAAGATTATGTTTATGTCCGGGTACACGGCCAATGTTATCGCCCATCACGGCATTCTGGACAAGGGGGTTCATTTCATCCAGAAGCCTTTCAGCAAGCAAGACCTGGCCCTGAAGGTGCGGGAAGCGCTTTTGGAATGATGAATGCGGAATGATGAATGAGGAATGGTGAATGAGAAAACAAACGCCTGACGGCGTCACTACGAACGGGAAGGTGCCTGTAACGTGAGATGAGTGCTTGTTCGTAGTGTGCCCGTAAGGGCATCTTTAAAGCGAGGTTGTGCATACGCGAAGGCCAGAAAACGCCTGACGGCGTCACTACGAGCAGGAAGGTGCCTGTAACGTGAGATGAGTGCTTGTTCGTAGTGTGCCCGTAAGGGCATCGTTAAAGCGAGGTTGTGCATACGCGAAGGCCAGAAAACGCCTGACGGCGTCACTACGAACGGGAAGGTGCCTGTAACGTGAGATGAGTGCTTGTTCGTAGTGTGCCCGTAAGGGCATCTTTAAAGCGAGGTTGTGCATACGCGAAGGCCAGAAAACGCCTGNNNNNNNNNNNNNNNNNNNNNNNNNNNNNNNNNNNNNNNNNNNNNNNNNNNNNNNNNNNNNNNNNNNNNNNNNNNNNNNNNNNNNNNNNNNNNNNNNNNNAAACGCCTGACGGCGTCACTACGAACGGGAAGGTGCCTGTAACGTGAGATGAGTGCTTGTTCGTAGTGTGCCCGTAAGGGCATCTTTAAAGCGAGGTTGTGCATACGCGAAGGCCAGAAAACGCCTGACGGCGTCACTACGAGCAGGAATGTGCCCGTAAGGGCATCTTGAAAGCGAGACAGGTATGTTTGTAGTGTGCCCGTAAGGGCATCTTTAGCGTGATGTTGTACATCAGCGGCGCCGGATGGATCCCCTCTCCCGGACCGCCCTGTTCAGGATCCATCCAGCACCTCGCGCACCTTACTGGCGAGGGATTCGGTTTTTCAGCTTCTCGGCCGCTGCTCCAATCGTCGGCAGATAGATTCTAAACGTGGTCCCCCTGTTCGGCTCTCTGTGGCACCACAGGACCTGTTCCATCACGTACAACAAGGTGGTTGCGCCGACGCCCGGGATAAAGGGCTTGAGCTTGAGGGGGGCAGGTTAGCGAAACAAGTCCTGTCCGGCAGAGCGCTTTTTATTCGGCGGAACCAGGATTATTCAGTGCAACATGCTTATATCGTTATATAAAAATTTAATGTAATTGTTTGGCATGATGATTGCTATTCATACGGGCGGCAATAGAAACAAGATAAAGCCCCAATGGAGCGCAGGAGGGAAGAATGCCACGGATCATCGATGATAAAATGATGTTAGTTGAAAATGAATTCGAACAATCGTTGATTGCGGAGACAGATAAATCGATGGTCCCTTTTCGCCCTCGCATTCTAATCCTTGAAGATGAGATCTCAATTCAAAAAGTGATCGGCCGGACACTGGAAACGGCACTTTATCAATACGACTCGGCTTTCTGCGCCGAAGACGCCCGCCGGTTATGCCAGACGACAACATATGATCTGGCCCTCTGCGATATCGGGCTGCCGGGCGAAAGCGGGATATCGTTTATCCACTGGTTGACCAGGGTTTATCCCGAGACCATGGTGATTATGGTAACCGGCTGTGATGATATGTCGGTGGCCGAGCAGACCTTGAATCACGGCGCATACAGTTATGTGGTCAAGCCGTTTTCAGGACGGACCCTGCTGATCAACATTGTCGGCGCTCTGAACGAGCGACAACGACATCTTAAATGCCGGCAGCAGACGAATCAGCTTCAGGAGGAAGTTTCTCTTCAGGCCATGGAACTGGCCGAAACCAACGCCCGGCTGAAACGGACCATGAACGGCGTTATTAAAGCCATGGCCGCCGCACTGGAATCCAGAGACCCGTACACCGTCGGTCATCAGCAACGTGTGGCCGAACTATCCATCGCCATCGGTAAACGATTGTGCCTGGACGAAAACCGGCTTGAGGCACTTTATATCGCAGCCATGGTCCACGATATCGGAAAGATATCCATCCCGGCGCAAATTCTCAGCAAACCCGGAAAATTATCGCCGATCGAGTTCGGGCTGATCCAGACGCACGCGGAAACGGGATTCAGAATTATGAAGGAAATCGATTTCCCCTGGCCTGTTGCCGATATTGTACATCAGCATCACGAGCGGATCGACGGCTCGGGTTATCCGCAGGGCCTGAAGGAAAGCGAGTTGATGCTGGAATCGAAAATTCTGACCGTGGCCGATGTAGTTGAAGCCATGGCCTCTCACCGACCTTATCGTCCGGCGCTGGGAATTCAGCTGGCGCTGGCGGAAATCACGGCCAACAGAAATCGTTATTACGCCGCCGATGTGGTCCATGCCTGTCTGGAAGTCTTTGCCAATAATAGTGAACATCAATTTGCATTTCCAGGGGGAGTCTGTTTTAAAGCATCAGAATCCCGTAATGATTTGTTTATTCAATAAAGTGTGCCCGTAAGGGCATCGTTAAAGCGAGGTTGTGCATACGCGAAGGCCAGAAAACGCCTGACGGCGTCACTACGAACGGGAAGGTGCCCGTAATGTGAGATGGGTGCTGTTTGTAGTGTGCCTGTAAGGGCATCGTTAAATCGAGGTTGTGCATACGCGAAGGCCAGAAAACGCCTGACGGCGTCACTACGAACGGGAAGGTGCCCGTAATGTGAGATGGGTGCTGTTTGCAGTGTGCCCGTAAGGGCATCGTTAAAGCGAGGTTGTGCATACGCGAAGGCCAGAAAACGCCTGACGGCGTTACTACGAACGGGAAGGTGCCCGTAATGTGAGATGGGTGCTGTTTGTAGTGTGCCCGTAAGGGCATCTTTAAAGCGAGACAGGTATGTTTGTAGTGTGCCCGTAAGGGCATCTTTAAAGCGAGACAGGTATGTTCGTAGTGTGCCCGTAAGGGCATCTAAAACGACGTCACCGCCGTCAGCGGGATTTCGGGGTAGATCTGGCCGTGGCAGGGAGGCATGGAGTTGTAAACCCAATCGATGTCGATGACGGCCATCGGCAGGCCGAGCGCGCCTTTTTGTCGGACAAAGTTTCCCCTGATCAGCACGTTTTCCATGACCATGGTCAGGCCGAATACGGCCACGGGCGCGCCATCCGGTATGGCGTCCAGTTCCCGGCCATAGGGGAAGCAGGTAAAGGCCAGCCGGCCGGAATCGGCCGCCTGGCACTGGACCACCGGCACCAGTTCCGGGAACCCATCCGGCCCGACCCAGGAGATGAACTTGAGGGAGGCCAGGTTGTTGAAAATGGCCCGTTCGGCAAAGGGCTTGAGCACCTGTCCGGGTTTATTCATGCTGAGCTTTTTTTTGGCCCAGCGGGTGTAAAGCGCCGACAGGATGATCCCCGGCAGGGGCAGGCTTTCCCGGCCGCTGGTTTCTATCAGGTCCAGGTAATGAACGGTGTTGATGCCGAAATAGGCGTTATAGCGGAACATGGGAATATTGTTGTAGGCTTCGTATTCCGGGCCTTCTTTTTTCAGATGGGTCCAGACCGCCCGGCCGCGCCATATTTTCCTGTCCATGGTGAGGATGAGAAAGGCCAGACGCGGATTCTGCTGGAGATATTCCTTGCTTTTGCCTTTGGAGAATTCCCCCAGGGTCAGCTGCGTCGGGCTGCAGGCCATGATGGACGTGATCAGGGTGATGTGGGGCAGTCCTTCCGGGCTGACCGTGGCCACCAGGCCGATCTTTTCCGCCGGTTTGAAGGCGTCGATGTCCTGGGGGGTAAAGGTTGTTGCCATTGGTGGTCTCCTTTTGACGGCCTAAATATTTTGCTCTGATTTCATTTAATAAGAGATAGGGTCCGAGGGGTCAAGGGTCCAAGGGTTCGAGGGAAGGAATAATTTCTGTTTGATCTGGATCCCCCGGTCAAGCCGGGGGATGACGCACAAAAAAGCAAGCCGGGGGATGACGAATAAAAATGTACGCCGGAGGATGACGAAACAAAAACGAAAAACTGGAGATAACGATTCAGATTTCATATCCTTCAACTCCTCAACACCTCAACGTCGCGCAGCGACATCTCAACCCTTCCCCGTCGCCCCGCTCCAGACGACGATTTCCGGGTTTACCCCTGACTTCCGGGCAACCGTAGCCAGGCGTTCCATGGTTTCGGCCGGGAGACAGGAGCAGCCCTCGAATGCCCAGCGGGTTCCGAGGCGCCGGTACTTGTCGGCGCACAGGTTGTTGAAGGCGCAAAGCTCCCAGCGGGTCACGGCTTTACCGCCGACGTCGGCAATATGGCGGCCGATGGCGGCGATATTGTCATCCTGATCCGTGGCGCCGGGGATGACCGGCGTGCGCACCCAGATCCCGGCCGGATAGAGATGACCGGCCGTGTAACCGGTGACATAAGCGAAGTTCTCCAGGATGCGGCGGTTGTCGCTGCCGGTCAGGTCCCTGTGGATCACGGGATCGGCGATTTTGAGGTCAAACAGCACCAGGGTCGCGTGGGGCAGCATCAGGTTCAGGGCTTCCCGGTTGCACAGGCCGCAGGTGTCCACGGCCGTATGGATGCCGTGTTCCCGCAATCGCGAAAGAAACGATGCCACGGCCGGGGCCTGCAGGGCGGGTTCCCCGCCGGACACGGTCACGCCGCCGGCCGATGTTTCGTAATAGGTCCGGTCCTTGAGCACCTCGTTGACCAGATCGTCGACCATCCATTGGGAACCGATCTGCTCCAGTGCCGTGGACGGGCACTCTTTCGCGCACAGGCCGCAGCGGGTGCATTTATCCCGGTCGATGATCATGCCTTCAGCGGTCAGGTCAAGGGCCTTTTCCGGACAGAGGTCGACGCAGGTCCGGCACCCGATGCAGCGCACGGCAAACCAGACGATTTCCACCAGGGGGGAAATGCTTTCCGGGTTGTGGCACCAGCGGCAGCGTAAGGGGCAACCTTTAAGAAAAACGGTGGTGCGGATGCCGGGACCGTCTTCCGTGGAAAAGCGCTGGACCTCGAAAACCGTCAGGACATCAGAGCCGCTCATGGCTGACCCGCTCGATGATTTCGTTCTGCAGTTCTCGTCCCACGGCGGTAAAATAGGCGTTGTAACCGGTGACCCGGACCAGCAGGTGCCGGTAGTCTTCCGGGTGCTTCTGGGCGTCCCGGAGCATGTCCGGGTCGACCATGTTGATCTGCAGGGCGGTGCCGCCGTTGCGGGCGTAAGCCTTGAGAAAAGCCTTGAATTTTTCCCGATGGGCCGGGTCCCGGACCATGGCCGGCTGAAAGGAGATGGTATGGCTGGCGCCGTTGGGCAGCATGTTGACGTATCCGTCCAGGTCGCCCTGGCCGTCCGGGCTCATGCCGCCCAGGGCCTTGCCCACGGAGTTGGTATTGGCCGTGGGGCCGTTGATGTCGGCGCCATTGGAGGGGCAGATGGCGTTGGAGAGAAATTGCCCCTTGCGGCGGCCGTCGGGGCTGGCCGCCATGACAAACCCGTCTCCGGCCCAGTAGTTCCAGCTGAGCATGCCCGGCCGGAATTGCCGGCCGGTGACGCGGGTCTTGTGTTTCCAGGTTTCGTCGCACCAGAGCGTCATCACCTCCCGGGCCATGGCGTCGGCCCGGTCGTCGTCCCGGCCGTACTTGGGCGCCCGGTTTTTCGCCAGGGTCTGCAGCATTTCATACCCTTCCCAGTTGGCCCGCAGGGCCCGGATCAGTTCGGCCATGTCGCATTTTCTGGCTTCAAATACCAGGTATTGAATGGCCAGCAGCGAGTCGACGGTGGTGGCGAAGGTGACCGCTTCCAGGGTGACAAAGCTGATCTGGGCGCCGCCCCGGGTGATATCCAGGCCCTTTTCCGCGCAGCCTTTGACCAGGCAGGAGAGGTAGGGCGTGGGGAAGTATTTTGCCCGGATGGATTCGCTGGTTTCATACAGGTCCACGCAGCGCTTGATAATGGCGGCGGTCTGAATTTTGTAGGCGTTCCAGAATTCCTCCCAGGCGGTAAACCGGGTGGCGTCGCCGGTGGCCGGGCCGTCCTGGCCGATTTTTTCGGTTTTGCCGGTGATGGGATCGGTAAAGGAGAGCAGGTCCCGGCCGTTGTTTAAGGCCAGCTCCACGGCCTTGAGCAGGTTCAGGTTGCAGTCCACCGTGCCGGAACGGTCGTTGCCGACCATGGTGTTTTCCAGGCACCCCACCGGCGCGTATTCATGGACATTGGTCTCATTGATTAAATGTCCCAGTCCGGCCAGGCGCGCCTCGCGCATCATGCCGGCCATGGAGCGCTCGTCGAAGTTGAGCAGGAACGGGGCCCCCTGGCTGGCGCCGACCATGTCCACCACCTTGTCCAGCAGGGCGTCGGGAGAGTGCCGGTGCAGGCGGATGTTGGGCTTGGGCTCCAGGATAGGGGACATCTCGTCGATGACTTCCAGCATGGCAAAGGTCAGGTCGTTGGTCATGTCCCGACCGTCCTTGCCCAGGCCGGACAGGGTGACGAGCTGGCCGAATCCCGAGGTGATGCCCTGGTAGCCGTTGCGGATCATGGCGTCATAGGCGGTGTTGCAGTGGATCCAGAAGCATTTTAGTATTTCCTTGCCGAACTCCCGGGACATGCCTGTTTTCAGAGAATTTTCCCAGAAGGGCAGCAGGTACTGGTCGACACGGCCGAAGGAGACGCCGGGACCGGGATAGTTTTCGTCGCTCATGACCAGCATGTGGTTGATCCACAGGGCCTGGACCGCTTCCCAGAAGGTGACCGGCGGATACCAGGGGACCCGGTCCAGGTTCCGGGCCATCTGGTCCAGTTCCCGGCGCCGGACCGGATCGGTTTCCCAGTCCGACAGGCCGCGACAAATCCGGGCATATTGCGCCGCCAGCTCCCGCGGCATGGAGGCCGCCGTGATCATGGCCCGCAACTGCCGGCCCCGCGGCCCCTGTCGGTCCTCCTCGGACAGGGCGGTGTAGAGCGCGCCCAGTTCGCCGGCAATGCCCTGCCAGCCGATCTGCAGGGCCCGTTCGTGGCCGGGGACCAGGTGGCCGGAGGTGGCGCCGGCATTGCCGTAGCCGTGGTCATGAAACCATTTCATGGCCGAACGGGCCCCTTTTTTGCCGTTGATCAGCCGGTTGTATTCGGCCTGCTCGTCTTTCGTCAGGCACAGGGAGGTCTGGAGGTTGAACCGTCCGCCGGCGATCAGGTCGCCGGGCAGGACCTCTTTGGGCAGATGGTTGACCATGACTTCCTTGACAAACCAGGCCCGCCTTTCCGGCAGGCTCTGGTCCCAGAAATTATCGGGCAGGGGTACGTTGCGCGCGGCCTGGCGGAAGGAACCGCCCATGGTGCGGATCAGGGGATAGGTCTCGGGCACGATATAAAACGTCATTTCATTAAATTGCGTGTCCCAGGCCGTGCCGGTGGACCAGGCGGTGAACTCGTTGTTCCAGGCCCGGTCCGTGCCTTTAAAATAATAATCCCGCAGCCAGGTGATGCGGTCGGAAAGCGCGCCGGGCGCCTTCAGTGATTGTTCGAATTTTTTCGCGGTGGCGGATGACATCGGTTCCTCCAGTTTAAATATCCGGAAACTTCGCCGCTCTCTTTTCCAGAAAAGCGGTGATGCCGTGAACGCACTCTCCGGATTCGACCAGGGCAACGGCCTCGTCCAGTTCCATGGCCAGGGATTGATCCAGGGTCATGTTCCGGCTCTGCCGGATGACGGCCAGGGCATGACGCACGGCCCGGGGACCATTGGCGGATATGGCTTGGGCCAGGGCCAGGGCGTCCTCCAGGCAGCGGCCTTTTTCGCTGACCCGGTTGGCGAAGCCGAGCTGCAGGGCTTCGTCGGCGGAGACTTTCCGGGCGGTAAGGACCAGGTCCGCGGCCCGGGCCGCTCCCACCAGCCGGGACAGGGCGGCGCCGCCGCCCCAGTCGGGCATGAGCCCCAGGCGGACTTCGGAAAAACAGACGACGGCGTCCCGGTCCATGACCCGCAGGTCGCAGCGGCTGGACAGTTCGGCCCCACCGCCGTAGGCCAGGCCGTTGATGGCCGCGATGATGGGGACGGGCAGGGCGACAAAGGCGTCGACCGCGTCCCGTACCACCTTCATGCCGTCGACCAGCCCCTGGTGGTCATTTTTTCCCATGGCCTCATGCATTGTCATGACCAGGGGGTTGTCGGGGTTGACGTCAAAACCGGCGCTGAAAGCCTTGTCCCCGGCACCGGTGATGACGACCACCCGCGGCATATTCGCCCGCAGCTCGCCGGTCACCCGGGCCAGCTCCGCGAACATGAAAGCGTTAAACGCGTTCCGTCGTGACGGCCGGTTGATGGTGATGATGCCGATTTTTTCTCTTATTTCCAGATGGATGCCTTCCGCTGACATGTTTCTCCTCGTTCCTTATTAATAATAATTATTCTACAGGGGCGCCATGAAAACAACAACAGGAAAATATTCAAACAATTAGCCGGCTTCTGTCCATAACTGGTTTTTCCCCGCTGATTATTTTCTTTTCTTTTACATTCCCCTGATTTATAGGTAGCCAATTTCAACACTCGCGAAAAAGGATGACGCCGATGTCCGGAAGAAACGAACGCATTGAGATGTTTTTCGAGAACATGGCCAGGACGCTGTACACCCATCGTTTCAAAACCCTGGTGATTCTCGTTCTCTGCATTGGCGCCATGCTCTGGCGGCTGCCCCATCTGACGGTGGATACCAACGCCGATGCCCTGCTCAAGAACGATGATCCGGACAAGATCGTTTATAATGAATTCCGCGAGCAGTTCGGCCAGGACCGGATGGTGGTCATTGCCATTACCTCCGACCATGTTTTCTCCGAAGACTTTTTCCTGAAATTAAAATCGCTTCACGATGATCTGGAGAAGAAGGTCCCCTATGTCGATGAGGTGACCAGCCTGATCAACGCCCGCCACACCTTTGGCGACGCCGACCGGCTGGTGGTGGAAGACCTGATGGACGGGTGGCCCGAGGAAAGGACCGTGGATTTTCCGGCACTCAAAGATCTGGTTTTAAACAATCCAACTTATCTGGATCAGATCATATCCCCGGACGGCCGCACCACCGCCGTGGTGATTAAGCCGGAGGTCTATCATGTAGAGGCCGCGCCAACCGCGGATGTCATGGCCGGTTTTGAAGAAAACGTCCCGGCCGCTGAGCCCGCCGCCCCGGTAAAACAAAAGTACCTGTCCCAGGAACAGAACGAGGAGCTGGTAAATGCCATCACCGCCATTGTAAAGTCGTATGAGGCGCCGGATTTTTCCATGGCGTATACCGGTACGCCGGTGGTGTTAAGCAAGTTCAATCAGTATACCATGAAGGACATGCGCCTGTGCTTCGCGCTGAATTTACTGGTCAACCTGGTTTTCCTGGCCCTGCTGTTCCGGCGCGTTTCCGGCGTGATCCTGCCCCAGATCGTGGTATTTACGGCCGCCTTTTCCGCCCTGGGCCTCATGGCCTGGTTCAATGTTCCGGTCAAGATGACCACCACCGTGCTGCCGGCCTTTCTGGTGTGCGTGGGAGTGGCGGACTCGGTTCATATTCTGGCCATTTTTTACAAACAGATGGCCCGGGGGCTGGCCAAAAAAGACGCCATTTCCTATGCCATCGGCCATTCCGGTCTGGCCGTGGTGCTGACCAGCCTGACCACCGCCGCCGGCCTGATTTCCTTTGCCACGGCCGATCTGGTGGCCCTGGGAGAACTGGGCTATTTCGCGGCCGCGGGCGTGATGCTGGCATTGCTGTACACCCTGATCATGCTGCCGGTCATGGTGGCGTTTTCACCCGTTAAAATACGACCTGTTAAAGAGGAGTCCGGCGAAAGGACCCTGATGGACCGGATCCTCCTGATGACGGGAGACGTTGCCAGCCGTCATCCCTTCAGCATCATTATCGTCAGCCTGATCCTGTTCGCCGTCAGCTATTACTACGTCTTCAACCTGCGCTATTCGGATTTCGTGGCCGGGTATTTCCCCACGTCCATGCGGGTCCGCCAGGATATCGACCTGATCAACGACCGTCTCAACGGCGCCCTGAACCTGGAAGTCCTTATTGATACCGGCCGGGAAAACGGTGTGTATGAGCCGGACATTTTGAACCGCATCGAGCGCCTGGCCCGGGATCTGGAGACCATGCATTTCCCGCACATCACCGTCGGCAAGGTGACCAGCATCAACGACATCCTCAAGGAAACCCATCAGGCCTTGAATGAAAACCGGAAAGATTATTACGTGGTTCCCCAGGACTACGACGTCATCGCCCAGGAGTTGTTCCTGTTTGAAAATTCCGGGGCTGATGACCTGGAAAAGATCGTGGATACCCAGTTTTCAAAGACCCGGGTCACGGCCAAGATCCACTGGGTGGATTCGGTTTATCTGAATCACTATATCGG
It includes:
- a CDS encoding glycyl-radical enzyme activating protein, with the protein product MSGSDVLTVFEVQRFSTEDGPGIRTTVFLKGCPLRCRWCHNPESISPLVEIVWFAVRCIGCRTCVDLCPEKALDLTAEGMIIDRDKCTRCGLCAKECPSTALEQIGSQWMVDDLVNEVLKDRTYYETSAGGVTVSGGEPALQAPAVASFLSRLREHGIHTAVDTCGLCNREALNLMLPHATLVLFDLKIADPVIHRDLTGSDNRRILENFAYVTGYTAGHLYPAGIWVRTPVIPGATDQDDNIAAIGRHIADVGGKAVTRWELCAFNNLCADKYRRLGTRWAFEGCSCLPAETMERLATVARKSGVNPEIVVWSGATGKG
- a CDS encoding HD domain-containing phosphohydrolase, with translation MVPFRPRILILEDEISIQKVIGRTLETALYQYDSAFCAEDARRLCQTTTYDLALCDIGLPGESGISFIHWLTRVYPETMVIMVTGCDDMSVAEQTLNHGAYSYVVKPFSGRTLLINIVGALNERQRHLKCRQQTNQLQEEVSLQAMELAETNARLKRTMNGVIKAMAAALESRDPYTVGHQQRVAELSIAIGKRLCLDENRLEALYIAAMVHDIGKISIPAQILSKPGKLSPIEFGLIQTHAETGFRIMKEIDFPWPVADIVHQHHERIDGSGYPQGLKESELMLESKILTVADVVEAMASHRPYRPALGIQLALAEITANRNRYYAADVVHACLEVFANNSEHQFAFPGGVCFKASESRNDLFIQ
- a CDS encoding pyruvate formate lyase family protein, yielding MSSATAKKFEQSLKAPGALSDRITWLRDYYFKGTDRAWNNEFTAWSTGTAWDTQFNEMTFYIVPETYPLIRTMGGSFRQAARNVPLPDNFWDQSLPERRAWFVKEVMVNHLPKEVLPGDLIAGGRFNLQTSLCLTKDEQAEYNRLINGKKGARSAMKWFHDHGYGNAGATSGHLVPGHERALQIGWQGIAGELGALYTALSEEDRQGPRGRQLRAMITAASMPRELAAQYARICRGLSDWETDPVRRRELDQMARNLDRVPWYPPVTFWEAVQALWINHMLVMSDENYPGPGVSFGRVDQYLLPFWENSLKTGMSREFGKEILKCFWIHCNTAYDAMIRNGYQGITSGFGQLVTLSGLGKDGRDMTNDLTFAMLEVIDEMSPILEPKPNIRLHRHSPDALLDKVVDMVGASQGAPFLLNFDERSMAGMMREARLAGLGHLINETNVHEYAPVGCLENTMVGNDRSGTVDCNLNLLKAVELALNNGRDLLSFTDPITGKTEKIGQDGPATGDATRFTAWEEFWNAYKIQTAAIIKRCVDLYETSESIRAKYFPTPYLSCLVKGCAEKGLDITRGGAQISFVTLEAVTFATTVDSLLAIQYLVFEARKCDMAELIRALRANWEGYEMLQTLAKNRAPKYGRDDDRADAMAREVMTLWCDETWKHKTRVTGRQFRPGMLSWNYWAGDGFVMAASPDGRRKGQFLSNAICPSNGADINGPTANTNSVGKALGGMSPDGQGDLDGYVNMLPNGASHTISFQPAMVRDPAHREKFKAFLKAYARNGGTALQINMVDPDMLRDAQKHPEDYRHLLVRVTGYNAYFTAVGRELQNEIIERVSHERL
- a CDS encoding enoyl-CoA hydratase/isomerase family protein: MSAEGIHLEIREKIGIITINRPSRRNAFNAFMFAELARVTGELRANMPRVVVITGAGDKAFSAGFDVNPDNPLVMTMHEAMGKNDHQGLVDGMKVVRDAVDAFVALPVPIIAAINGLAYGGGAELSSRCDLRVMDRDAVVCFSEVRLGLMPDWGGGAALSRLVGAARAADLVLTARKVSADEALQLGFANRVSEKGRCLEDALALAQAISANGPRAVRHALAVIRQSRNMTLDQSLAMELDEAVALVESGECVHGITAFLEKRAAKFPDI
- a CDS encoding PAS domain S-box protein codes for the protein MVYIDLIHNLALLVALSIVSGFIEKRWPRQTRSGVLLQGLLFGMTAVLGMLRPVNLGPGLIFDGRSIMVSLCALFFGPWAASLAGTLTVACRLWMGGSGTLTGTLVIISSAMIGLLARHYLKPETRPLSASNLYLFGIAVHLAMIALMFTLPEGAGPVVAKRIAPPVMLLYPLATILAGKILRDQVEAGRQMAIVRESMDRFRHVFESANVGKSLTLPTGEINVNKAFADFLGYTPEELKHKKWQDLTPEDEIEKTEKTVAALLAGENDAIRFEKSYIHKNGERLWADVSVTLRRDADNKPLHFITTVVDISQRKHAEEELEKSNQRLTQLLEVARELALAANTGDVIRIIRQAARALSNADGVTVVLRDGDNCFYVDEDAIEPLWKGKKFPMKDCISGWVMRNAQYVAIEDIYVDPRIPHDVYRATFVKSLAMAPIRTEDPIGAIGAYWRDHHQLTGGEKSMLVALGNMTATVWETIEARDALRRSEETLRAVFENMQDGILMADAVAQIFVFANKAIGRMLGYPLEQILTFGLSDIHPPEALPHVKIAFERQLSGQLPVATDIPMMRRDGSVFIVEVNAAPLEINGRAYLLGIFRDMTERKRAETERDKLQSQLVQSQKMESVGRLAGGVAHDFNNMLNVIIGFAELSIENITPGDFLHENLNEILDAARRSAEITRQLLAFARKQIISPRPLDLNETVEGMLRMLRRLIGEDIDLAWKPRAGLWPIMMDPSQIDQILANLLVNARDAISGVGKITLETENVNLDENYCDNRVDFVPGDYVMLAVSDNGRGMDKETLGNLFEPFFTTKSADEGTGLGLSTVYGIVKQNNGVVNVYSEPGQGATFKIYLPRYTGKAEKIEEVKSEIIPRGKGETILIVEDEAAVLKLAGKVLTGLGYNVIKATSPEAALKMAEENSGTIDLLMTDVIMPEMNGRELAERLRVQYPGLKIMFMSGYTANVIAHHGILDKGVHFIQKPFSKQDLALKVREALLE